In one window of Musa acuminata AAA Group cultivar baxijiao chromosome BXJ3-2, Cavendish_Baxijiao_AAA, whole genome shotgun sequence DNA:
- the LOC135630898 gene encoding receptor kinase-like protein Xa21, translated as MKLSSVFSSSLLLHDLILLLCVVSVPLPSMADGTVDRLALESFKSTVSDPLGALASWNRTNHVCRWQGVRCGRRHPDRVTALRLLSSGLVGRIPPHVANLTFLQVLRLRDNNFHGLIPPELGRLSRLQALDLSLNYLEGPIPATLIRCSNLRQVSVRSNLLTGEIPRDVGLLSKMLVFNLAQNNLTGSIPPSLGNMTSLFALFLQSNTLEGSIPESIGNLKSLQLLQIAYNRLSGAIPSSVYNLSSMSIFSVGNNLLEGTLPATMFDTLPSLEMLLMNNNHFHGHIPASLSNASYMGDMELSVNYFTGTVPSHLENLRQLYFINLSDNQLEATDSSDWEFLASLTNCSLLHVLVLDTNNFGGMLPTSLANFSSSLNTITLDSNHISGTIPTGIGNLFNLTTLSLNDNHLTGLIPPTIGGLRNLHRLDLSGNRLTGQIPDSIGNLTELNLIYLQDNDLGGRIPESIGNCGRVEEMDLSHNKLSGQIPMQLYSISSLSTYLNLSNNQLNGTLPLQVGNLRNLGALVLAHNKLSGDIPTTLGQCQSLEYLYLHDNSFQGSIPQSLSNLKGLSELDLSSNNISGNIPEFLADLLALQHLNLSYNDLEGNVPNDGVFGNITAFSVIGNDKLCGGNQGLHLPPCHIQSGRKHKSLTLEVVIPVISVGLCAVILLIALAVLHRTKNLKKKNSFTNSMEEQFKRISYNELLRATDEFSASSLIGMGSFGSVYKGVMDADGTTVAVKVLNLERHGASQSFISECEALRSIRHRNLVKILTICLSVDNRGNDFKALVLNYMSNGSLENWLHPKESEALTRRKLTLPQRLSIAIDVSSALDYLHHHGPMPIVHCDLKPSNVLLDQEMCAHVGDFGLARFLQGTMPDIDQNRTTSTGIKGTIGYVAPEYAMGGKVSTNGDIYSYGILLLEMLTGKRPTEDMFKDGLSLHKYVEITPIEDLLMVLDPGLLLVENGQQGEQNVVYRDVDRLEVQKCFVSAVNVGLACSKENPRERMQMGDVIKELSETRDKLLNVHRNRTGVHG; from the exons ATGAAGCTTTCATCTGTCTTCTCTTCATCCCTCCTCCTCCATGATCTCATCCTCCTGCTGTGCGTCGTCTCGGTACCGCTTCCATCGATGGCAGACGGGACCGTCGACAGACTCGCACTCGAGTCCTTCAAGTCCACGGTCTCCGACCCCCTGGGAGCCTTGGCCTCATGGAACCGGACCAACCATGTCTGCCGGTGGCAAGGCGTCCGATGCGGCCGGCGGCACCCCGACAGGGTGACCGCCCTGCGCTTACTCTCGTCGGGGCTCGTCGGCCGCATCCCGCCTCACGTCGCCAACCTAACTTTTCTCCAAGTGCTCCGCCTCCGTGACAACAACTTCCACGGACTGATCCCACCCGAGCTCGGACGCTTGTCCCGGCTGCAGGCCCTCGACCTCAGCCTGAACTATCTCGAAGGCCCCATCCCTGCCACTTTGATTCGTTGCTCCAATCTTCGACAAGTCTCTGTGAGGAGCAACCTGCTGACGGGAGAGATTCCCAGGGATGTCGGACTGCTGTCGAAGATGTTGGTGTTTAATCTGGCGCAGAACAATCTCACCGGAAGCATACCGCCTTCCTTGGGAAACATGACATCTCTCTTCGCTCTTTTCCTCCAATCCAATACTTTAGAAGGAAGCATTCCCGAGAGCATCGGTAATCTCAAAAGCTTACAGCTGCTTCAGATAGCCTATAACAGGCTCTCAGGTGCGATTCCTTCCTCTGTTTACAATCTATCCTCCATGAGTATTTTCTCCGTCGGGAACAATCTTCTGGAGGGAACCCTACCTGCGACCATGTTCGACACCCTTCCGAGCCTCGAAATGCTTCTAATGAACAACAACCATTTCCATGGGCACATTCCAGCTTCACTTTCCAATGCGTCCTATATGGGAGACATGGAACTGAGTGTCAATTACTTCACTGGAACAGTACCCTCCCACCTGGAGAATCTACGACAACTCTACTTCATAAACCTTTCCGACAACCAGCTCGAAGCTACTGATTCCAGTGACTGGGAGTTCCTTGCATCTTTGACGAATTGCAGTCTCTTGCATGTATTAGTTTTAGATACCAACAACTTCGGCGGCATGTTGCCAACTTCTTTAGCCAATTTCTCCTCCAGTTTGAACACCATAACTCTCGATTCGAACCATATTTCTGGCACCATACCCACAGGAATAGGAAATCTTTTCAACCTCACGACACTGTCATTGAACGACAACCATCTGACCGGTCTGATTCCTCCCACAATTGGAGGGCTCCGAAACCTGCACAGATTGGACTTATCAGGAAACAGATTAACAGGACAAATACCTGACTCCATCGGGAACCTCACTGAACTGAATCTTATCTACTTGCAAGATAATGATCTCGGTGGAAGAATACCTGAAAGCATAGGGAACTGCGGGAGAGTGGAAGAGATGGACCTTTCTCACAATAAGCTCAGTGGTCAGATTCCCATGCAGCTTTACAGCATTTCTTCGTTGTCGACATACCTAAATCTATCAAATAATCAGCTGAACGGAACACTGCCGCTCCAAGTGGGTAACCTGAGAAATCTTGGTGCGCTTGTTCTTGCACACAACAAGCTCTCCGGTGACATCCCTACAACCCTTGGCCAGTGTCAGAGCTTGGAGTACCTTTATTTGCATGACAACTCTTTTCAAGGATCTATCCCTCAATCCTTGAGCAACTTAAAAGGTCTGAGCGAGCTAGATCTTTCAAGCAACAACATATCTGGCAACATCCCAGAATTTCTAGCAGACCTACTTGCTCTGCAGCACCTGAACCTCTCGTACAATGATCTTGAAGGCAACGTGCCAAATGATGGTGTTTTCGGGAACATCACTGCATTCTCGGTTATAGGAAACGATAAGCTTTGTGGGGGTAATCAAGGACTGCACCTGCCCCCGTGCCATATCCAATCTGGTAGGAAGCATAAATCTCTCACGCTCGAGGTTGTCATCCCAGTCATCTCTGTCGGTCTGTGTGCGGTAATCCTACTTATCGCCCTTGCTGTTCTGCACAGAACGAAGAACCTGAAAAAGAAAAATTCATTTACAAATTCTATGGAGGAGCAATTCAAAAGAATCTCTTACAATGAGCTGCTAAGGGCAACTGATGAATTCTCAGCTTCTAGTCTGATTGGTATGGGAAGTTTTGGTTCTGTTTACAAAGGAGTTATGGACGCTGATGGAACTACTGTTGCAGTTAAGGTGCTAAATCTGGAAAGGCATGGAGCATCACAGAGCTTCATCTCTGAATGTGAAGCCTTGAGAAGCATCCGGCATCGCAATCTTGTCAAGATTCTAACTATATGCTTAAGTGTAGATAATAGAGGAAATGATTTTAAGGCTTTGGTGCTCAACTACATGTCAAACGGGAGTCTCGAGAACTGGCTGCATCCCAAAGAATCTGAGGCATTGACAAGGAGGAAATTGACCCTTCCTCAGAGGTTGAGCATAGCAATAGATGTCTCTTCTGCGTTAGATTACCTTCACCATCACGGACCTATGCCAATTGTTCATTGTGATTTAAAGCCTAGCAATGTTCTTCTGGACCAAGAAATGTGTGCACATGTGGGTGACTTCGGATTAGCAAGGTTTTTACAAGGCACAATGCCAGACATAGACCAAAACCGTACAACATCCACAGGAATAAAAGGAACCATTGGATATGTTGCTCCAg AATATGCCATGGGAGGCAAAGTCTCTACTAATGGAGATATATACAGCTATGGGATTCTTTTGCTAGAGATGCTGACAGGGAAGAGGCCTACTGAGGACATGTTCAAGGATGGCCTTAGCCTTCATAAATATGTGGAGATAACCCCTATCGAAGATCTACTCATGGTCTTAGATCCTGGTCTTCTTCTGGTGGAGAATGGCCAACAAGGTGAGCAAAATGTTGTGTACAGAGACGTGGACAGGTTAGAAGTGCAGAAATGCTTTGTTTCAGCTGTCAATGTTGGCCTTGCTTGTTCAAAGGAAAATCCAAGAGAGCGAATGCAGATGGGAGATGTCATCAAGGAACTAAGTGAAACTAGAGATAAGCTTCTCAATGTCCACAGAAATAGAACTGGAGTACATGGATGA